A genomic window from Enoplosus armatus isolate fEnoArm2 chromosome 20, fEnoArm2.hap1, whole genome shotgun sequence includes:
- the lrrc59 gene encoding leucine-rich repeat-containing protein 59, with protein sequence MSKNSKVLNLKDKISGNEADLSLCNLTEVPVRELALFTKATVVDLSCNNITSLPPEFCNLTHLVKVDLSKNQLTCLPDDLGNLTSLQHLDLYNNKLTVLPVSFSQLRSLKWLDLKDNPLEAGLAKAAGDCLDEKQCKQCASKVLQHMRAMQDEVDRAREKRLLREKELERKKEVKQREREAREKEARKREKAEEKEKRRKEYNAQMAAMAAREQQKKKSEEKKKKNGQAADKKLVVESAPKPRRSLVGLMFKLLLLLLLGLAGVAAACQLTDLQKEAVCVPVNVAVDDSLSWAKEQEGVVRQLVQNLSSAAKEFLDSTQASKN encoded by the exons ATgagtaaaaacagcaaagtgtTGAACCTGAAGGATAAAATCAGTGGTAATGAAGCGGACCTGAGCCTGTGTAACCTCACTGAGGTGCCAGTCAGAGAGCTG GCTTTATTCACCAAAGCAACTGTTGTGGACTTGTCCTGCAACAACATTACCTCCCTTCCT CCAGAGTTCTGCAACCTGACCCACCTGGTGAAGGTGGATCTGAGTAAAAACCAGCTGACCTGTCTGCCAGATGACCTGGGAAACCTGACTAGCCTTCAACATCTGGACCTGTACAACAACAAGCTGACGGTCCTGCCCGTCAGCTTCTCTCAGCTCAGG AGTCTGAAGTGGTTGGATCTGAAGGATAACCCGCTGGAGGCCGGCCTGGCCAAGGCAGCAGGGGACTGTCTGGATGAGAAGCAGTGCAAACAGTGTGCCTCCAAG GTTCTGCAGCACATGAGAGCTATGCAGGATGAGGTCGATCGTGCACGAGAGAAGCGCCTTTTGAGGGAAAAAG agctggagaggaagaaggaggtgaaGCAGAGGGAGCGGGAGGCCAGAGAGAAGGAGGCTCGTAAACGGGAGAAGgcggaggagaaggagaagaggaggaaagagtaCAACGCTCAGATGGCAGCCATGGCTGCACGggaacaacagaagaagaagagcgaggagaagaagaaaaagaacgGACAGGCAGCAG ATAAAAAGCTTGTCGTGGAATCGGCGCCTAAACCTCGACGCTCTCTCGTTGGCCTGATGTTcaagctgctcctcctgctgctgctgggattGGCCGGAGTTGCCGCCGCCTGCCAGCTGACCGACCTGCAGAAGGAAGCCGTGTGCGTGCCGGTCAACGTCGCCGTGGACGACAGCCTATCCTGGGCCAAAGAGCAGGAGGGTGTGGTCAGACAGCTGGTGCAAAATCTGTCATCCGCAGCGAAGGAGTTTCTTGACTCCACACAAGCGTCTAAGAACTAA
- the LOC139303601 gene encoding 5-hydroxytryptamine receptor 3A-like has translation MFAGFLFLLLLTDGVSSECNSSYRDVLKHLKLTKNNELYSMTRPVIHHDSPTVVYLAILLNAILDVKEKDQKFISYVWITMWWQDEYIGWNPDEFCGITNISLPTKVLWKPDLTIEEMTEKDKAPPSPYLTVDSSGEVELTNNQVQVSTCSMQVFKFPFDSQSCNLSFKSVIHSVKEIQLVQYLNSSKITKWSRKLMQTQSEWLFIKMTVSNETVNNFDFIQSVIVYTIHMKRRSALYIVNFLLPVLLFLCLDLASFLISDTGGEKLSFKVTVLLAVTVLQLILNDILPSSSDRIPLIAVYCIGIFGLMLLSLLETILVMHLMDKDNEAERNEDCGDKRGKISNYFREVKKCTHCVSVCDVSAGETPSELLSVAKEGSSSQLTEESHDSEKLSEELREVVKTLTELLKSKKEEGKPGYWTRVTKTINRVFFIFYVTAAGLFLLYMFVSWSDAQE, from the exons ATGTTCGCTGgcttcctctttctgctcctgCTCACAG ATGGGGTGTCCTCTGAATGTAACAGCAGCTACCGGGATGTTTTAAAGCACTTGAAGTtgaccaaaaacaatgagctgtacTCCATGACCCGGCCTGTCATTCACCATGACTCACCCACAGTGGTATACCTGGCTATACTACTCAATGCCATTCTAGATGTG AAAGAGAAGGACCAGAAATTTATTTCTTACGTTTGGATTACTATG TGGTGGCAAGATGAATACATTGGTTGGAATCCTGATGAATTCTGTGGTATTACCAACATTTCTCTTCCGACTAAAGTGTTGTGGAAGCCAGATCTAACTATTGAAGAGAT GACAGAGAAGGACAAGGCCCCTCCGAGTCCTTATCTCACCGTTGACAGTTCTGGTGAAGTCGAACTTACAAACAACCAGGTGCAGGTCAGCACCTGCAGCATGCAAGTTTTTAAATTCCCCTTCGACAGTCAGAGCTGCAACCTCTCCTTCAAGTCTGTCATACACTCTG TCAAGGAAATACAGCTCGTTCAGTATCTCAACTCTTCAAAGATCACAAAGTGGTCTCGCAAGTTGATGCAGACCCAGTCCGAGTGGCTGTTCATCAAGATGACAGTCAGCAACGAAACTGTCAACAATTTTGACTTCATCCAAAGCGTGATCGTTTATACT ATCCACATGAAGAGGCGGTCTGCCCTCTACATCGTCAACTTCTTGCTGCCCGTCCTGTTGTTCTTGTGTCTGGACTTGGCCTCCTTCCTGATCTCAGACACCGGGGGCGAGAAGCTCAGCTTCAAGGTCACTGTGCTGCTCGCTGTCACGGTGTTACAACTTATTCTGAATGACATCCTGCCGTCTTCTTCAGACAGGATTCCACTTATAG CGGTCTATTGCATTGGGATTTTTGGTTTGATGCTGCTGAGTCTCCTGGAGACGATTTTGGTGATGCATCTGATGGACAAAGACAATGAGGCTGAGAGGAATGAGGACTGTGGGGACAAACGAGGCaaaatcagcaactattttagAG AGGTGAAGAAATGtactcactgtgtgtctgtctgtgacgTGTCTGCTGGTGAAACTCCCTCTGAACTGCTGTCGGTGGCCAAAGAG ggcagcagcagccaactGACAGAGGAGTCTCACGACTCTGAAAAGCTCTCAGAGGAGTTGAGGGAGGTGGTGAAAACACTGACTGAGCTCCTCAAGAGCaagaaggaagaagggaagCCCGGCTACTGGACCAGAGTGACGAAAACAATCAACAgagttttcttcattttctatgTCACAGCTGCCGGTCTGTTTTTACTTTATATGTTTGTCAGTTGGAGTGATGCACAAGAATAA